The sequence CATTGGGCCTTGCAGCCGACATTGAAGGCAGCAGAGATCATCCGCAGTTCAAACGGTATGAAGGTTCGGAAATCGTCAAATATGAACATAGGAAATATGACAGTCTTATCATTCCGCTCGGCAAAGCTACCAACTCACAAACGCTCAAAGATTCACGGGAGATTGAAGGTGCCATCACTCGCCTGACATACAAGATCCCCATGGGACGTTCTCCGCTGGAAGTCATTCGCAACTATGAAAAAGAATTGCAGGCAAATGGTTTCAAAGTGCTCTTTTCTGGCCAAAAAGATGCGTTGGGAAGCTATTTTGCAGAAGCAGCAGGATATAAAGAGATCAAATGGCCACCCAATGTTCCTGGACTTACTCTGAACAGCGACAAACAGATATACATGGCCGCTGAGAAAACTGAACCGGGTGGTTCGGCCATGGTAACTTTGTACGGTGTTGAAAACCGCTTCTGGGCTGGTAATTTAAAAAACGTTGAGAAGGGTCAGACTCTTCTTCACGTGGATATAATTGAAAGCAAAATCATGGAAGAAAAAATGGTTACAGTTGCTGCAGAAGAAATGGCAGAGCAGATCTCAGCTTCCGGCAGTATAGCACTTTATGGGATTTACTTTGATACGGACAAAAGCACTATCAAGCCTGAGTCAACAGACACACTTGAGCAGATAGCCAAGTTACTACAAGACAAAACAGACTTAAATCTTCTCGTGGTCGGGCACACAGACAACGTCGGATCATTCGGCTACAACCTAAAATTGGCCCAGGATCGTGCTGGTGCGGTAGTGAGAGAACTTGGTCAAAAGTACGGTGTTCAACCAGATCGACTCAAGCCTGTTGGCGTGTCGTATGCTTGTCCGGTTTCCTCGAACAGATCAGAAAACGGGAGGAGTAAAAATCGCAGGGTCGAGCTGGTAGAACATACTCCCTGATGGGAAGCGAAATACTTCGTCCACGGCGTTTATTTCTTGTTCGTAAAACAAATTGCCCCCCTGCGACAACCGGGAAACCACACAAACTGTTACTAAAGAGGGAGGACCCAATGAAACATTTCTTTTCTTTTACTTTTATTTTGTTTTTGAACCTTACCATAGGGTTATCAGCAGGGATCTGCTCTCAAAACAAAAACAATATCGATCCGTGCAGCCTGATAGCAACTGAAAAACTTTCTGCCATTTTTCCAACGTTACTGAAAGCAGAGAAACAGTCAGTTGGCCCGGAAACAGTCTGTAACTATCTTGACAAGATGGACATTCCGGCACTAATCATCTCAGTGACCAGGGCAGGAACCAGCGTACATCGTTCTCTCTCAATGCTTGGTTCAGGATACGTGATTGAAGATATCAGCGGTCTAGGGGACGAGGCTGCTATTGCCATTCAGCAGGCAAATCCACGGTTTGGCTTAAAAGAGGGAATTGCGGCTATGCATATCAAAAAAGGAGATCGTTCCCTGACATTCTCCTTCTTTCGTATCAGCCTGATGCCAGATGAGCCTGCGTTTGATAAAATCAAGGCACTTGCAGCGGAAATGATCGGTAAGCTATAAGCCCAAAATATTCTTAAAACCTACAAGCACATCTATCGGACAAACACTTGTTATTTAACGGATATTTCAACAGGACAGTAGGCTTGCAATAGCTCATACCATTCTGCTTTCACTTCGTTTGGAAAGAAAATTACCTTCTGAAAAATTTCTTTTGTCCTTTTTAATTCCTAAGTGATACAATTTTTTTTTATCCTTAGTATTGCACTATCCGTGTCACATTTTTTATTATCCATTACCTTAGGAGGACAGTATGAAAAGAGCATGTTTTAAGGGTTTTGAGAGAAAAGCAACACTTACAACTGCTGCTGCGATTGCCCTGATGATAGGGGCTACTCAAGTAAATGCCGCCAAAGTCAGCACTCAGGAGTCCACTGAAATGACAACTGAACGCGCAGGTGTCAGCTTTTCCGCCCGTGCAGGTGTTGGTTATCTTACAGGACAGGCCCACGAGTATGTCTATTGGAAAGAGCTGGGTGGACACACTGCCAGCGAACTTGTTTGGGATATCGATTCCATGGTCATGTTAGGGATTGGAGGAACAGTCAAACCATTGGAATGGATGAGTATAAATGGTGACGTGTGGTTTAATATCGGTGATGGTGACGGGAATATGGTCGACTATGACTGGATGGTACCCGGGATGGACTGGACTGACAGATCCACTCACGACGATACCGATGTGAGTACCGGCTTCATGTTTGATATGAGCTTGGAACTAACTGCCTTTAAAACAAGCTCTGTCTCCTTTAACGGTATTCTTGGTTTCCGCCGCGATGTTTTCGAATGGAAAGCCATGGGCGGTTCCTATATATACTCTAGTAACGGCTTTCGTGATACCGTAGGAAATTTTCCTGATGGTGAGCTTGGTATTACCTACGAACAAACATTTGATGTACCCTATTTTGGTGTAGGAATGGTGGGTGACTTTGACCAATTCCACTTCACAGCAAAATTCATTGCCAGCATGTTTGTCAGTGGTGAGGCTATAGATCATCATCATATGCGTGATCTTGTCACCACCGACGATTTCAGTGGTGAAAACATGTGGGCCATCGATATAGCAGCATCCTATGACATTACTCCATCCCTTGGAGTGGAAGCAGCCTATTTCTACGAAAGCTATGACACCATGACCGGAGACTCTACCTGGGATTTTGGCTCTGGTAACGTTTCTGTCCTCTCTGATGGGGCAGGAGCAGATCTTGAGGTCTCCATGTTCTCTCTGAATCTAATATACACCTTCTAGTAAATATTCAGCCTGGTAAGCGGTGCTACTCGTTTACCAGGCTGAGATAGGGAAGTATGCACCTTAACCGACTGTTACAGTTCATTGTTTTCTGTTTTTCTCTCTCTTGTTCCACAACCGCCATGACACAGGGAATTACCTGGACGACTCAACAGCAATCAGAAAGCAACTCCTGCAATAAAGGAAATGACTCTTCTGTTTCACGTATCTGGGTGAATGATCAACTGACATACATTGATGACGAAAACAAAATCATATCTGTAGATTATTCTACCATGCGACTGTATCACTATGATAAGGTAAGCGGACAGTGCACCCAATACCGACTGGAGTCTCAAAAGAGTGCTTCAATATCTGCAGAGTCGGACAGCAAGGTTGTCACAGCCAGTGACCTTTTACTCGCTGAAATTCAGGTTTCAGAAACCACAGAAATCAAGAAAATAAGCGGATATCAATGTAAGAAAAAAACGGCTTTACTTGGTGCTGGTTTGTTTCGCTTTAAAAATTTTGGGCCGAAAGTGTTCAACCGCTTCGGTCAGACGCTCAGTGAAGGGACAGGTAGCTACTGGGTATCAAAAGATCCGGCTATCTGGTCTCACCTGCAGACTGTAATTGAGCAACGGGTAAAATACTTTGCTGCAGTCCCGCTTCTCAATCGCATTGACCCATTGGGACTTATGGGAAAACTCAAAGGTTTCCCCATGGAGAGCACCGAAAAGAATGCTTGTCAGACTGTTACTGTTACATTGCTTGAAGCGCCGGCTGGAAGTAATTTGAAACCGGAGTTACCACCTGCCTGCCAAAGCACCCACTAATCCAAACCGGGCTCGTTGCCGTTTCCAGACAACGCCATGATTTATCTCTCCTGTTTTACTCATATCCTGCCATGGATTCTTTCCATGGTTCCTGGTAACATAGAGCATCAGCCAATCCTTTTCCACATCTCTTCAGTTGTGAAGAAGGGAGCAAAAATAGTTTGTGTGAAGCTGAGAAAATACAAAGACCTTCATGGAACGTTAACCGGCATTTTTTCCACGACAGTACGTACGACAAAGCACTCTTTGTTAAAAATCCTACAATATGGTATTGTTAACCAATAGTTTCCTAAAAGAATGTAACTTCAAAACCACTCCACACATGTTATCAAACATATGAAAAGGTATGACAAGAAAATCTACATCGTCTTGATCAGCGTTCATGGGTTGATTCGCGGCCATAACCTCGAACTTGGATGCGATGCCGACACCGGCGGTCAAACCAAATACGTGGTTGAACTGGCACGCGCTCTTGGCGAACACCCTGATGTGGAAAAGGTTGATCTCGTGACCCGTCGTATTGTTGATCCGTCAGTCAGTGATGACTACAGCCAACGCTTTGAAAAGCTGTCCAAAAATGCCCAAATAGTTCGGATTGATTGCGGGGAAGAAACATATATTCCAAAAGAACACCTCTGGGATTGCCTTGACAACTTTGCAGATTCCATCCTCGAATACATCAAACTGCAACCCGAAATACCGTCAATTATTCATAGTCATTACGCTGATGCTGGCTATGTTGGAACGCGCCTCTCACACCTTCTTGGTATTCCGCTTGTCCACACCGGCCACTCTCTCGGGCGCAGTAAGCGGCGTCAACTTCTTGCAGCCGGTTATAAAAGAGAAATTCTCGAAGCTCGCTACAACATTACCACTCGTATCGAGGCCGAAGAAACAACACTGGGTGTCGCAGAGTGTGTCATCACAAGTACCAGCCAGGAAGTTTTTGAGCAGTATGCTGCCTATGACCACTACCAGCCCGAACGTATGCGCGTCGTCCCCCCGGGAACTGATCTCCAGCAGTTTTTTGTTCCAGAAGGCAACGAAGGAAGCAGTAGCATTGCAACAGAAATCTACCGTTTTTTGAAGGACCCTGAAAAACCAATCATTCTCGCTCTTTCCCGTCCTGATCCGCGTAAGAATATTCTCCAACTTATTGCCGCATACGGTGAATCACCGGAACTCCAGCAACTCGCAAATCTTGTCATTATTTCTGGCAATCGTGGTGATATCAGTGAGATGGATGATGAAACTCAGGAAGTTCTGCAGAATATCCTGTTGCACATTGACCAGTATGACTTATACGGCAAAGTCGCCTATCCCAAGCACCATGAGCAATCCGAGGTGGCTGTTATCTACCGTCTTGCAGCCATGAGCAAGGGGGTCTTTATCAATCCTGCATTGACCGAGCCCTTTGGCCTGACTCTGATTGAAGCGGCAGCCAGTGGCTTGCCTGTTGTTGCAACCGAAGATGGTGGTCCCATTGATATTATAGGCAATTGTCAGAATGGCTACCTCATTGACCCGCTCGACCGTGAAGACATTAAGAGCAAACTTCTTGACATACTTTCCCATCAGCAGCAGTGGGAAGAATTTGCTCAAAACGGGATACTCGGTGTACGAAAACACTATTCCTGGCAAGCACATACGGAGAAATTCCTTAAGATATTGCATCCCCTGATTACCAGTACGGTCACTACCCCACCATTTCACGCCAAACGCCGTAAGCAATTGCACCATGATCGTGCATTATTCACTGATCTTGATCAGAACCTGTTGGGTAATCCTCCTGCCCTCACTACCTTCATCGAAGCCCTGCAGGCGAACCGAAAATGCGTTCTCTTTGGCATTGCCACCGGTCGGAGGCTGGATTCGGCAATGCAGGCTCTGAAGAAGCATCGGATTCCCATGCCAAACGTGCTGATAACCGGTCTTGGCACTGAAATTTATTACAACCCCAACCTGGTACCGGATGCTGCATGGGAATTACATATAGATTATCTCTGGAATCCACGGATCGTCCGCCGCGCTCTCCGGGAGTTACCGGGTCTGAAACTGCAACCGCGCCTGGAACAGGGCCGTTTCAAAGTCAGTTACTATATTGACCCACAGATTGCCCCTGATATTCAGCACATCAACAAACTACTGAACCAGGAAGGACTGGCAGCCAATGTGGTCCTCTCTTTCGGACAATACCTTGATGTCATCCCCGTCCGTGCATCCAAGGGGCTTGCCCTGCGCTGGGTGGCCGAAAGATATGAAATTCCACTCGAAAGGATACTGGCTGCAGGTGGTTCCGGTGCTGATGAAGACATGATGCGTGGAAATATGCTTGCTGTCGTGGTTGCCAACCGCCACAACGAGGAACTTTCTGACCTGGCACATGTGGATGAGATTTTCTTTGCCTCACGACCGTTCGCGGAAGGCATTCTTGAAGCTATCGAACTGTACAATTTTTTCGAGACCTGTGAAATACAGGAAACATAAACATGCGCCTTCTTGTTTGTACAGATCTTGACCGTACGTTACTTCCTAACGGCTTCGATCCAGAGTCACCCGATGCTCGCACATGGTTTCACAGACTTGCTGCACTGCCTGGAATAACCCTCGCTTACGTTACCGGGCGTGACCAGAAATTAGTACGGGAAGCTATCAATGAATACACCCTCCCTATGCCAGATTTCGTGCTCGGGGATGTGGGTTCTTCCATCTATGTGTGTAAACAACACGAATGGCATCCCATGTCAGACTGGCAGGCCCACATAGCACAGGACTGGGGCGGCTTTACCCATTCCGACATTGCAGCCTTCCTGAAGGGAAATCCAGAGATACAGTTGCAGGAAGAGAGCAAGCAGAACACATACAAGGTAAGTTACTACGCACCCATAGATACAAATCACAAAACACTTTTACCCAAACTGCAGAGTCAACTCCAGGAACACCACATCGATGCCAGCCTCATCTGGAGCCTGGACGAACCTGCCGGCAAAGGTTTATTAGACATACTTCCAGCCCGTGCCACCAAACGTCATGCCATCGAGTTCCTCATGGAAAAACATGGATACGGATTTGACAATACTGTATTCTCCGGCGACAGCGGCAATGACCTCCCGGTTCTTATCAGTCCGATCCACTCTGTTCTCGTTCATAACGCCAGCACCGATGTTAAAAGGGAAGGACAACGCATGGCAAAAGCAGCTGGAACAGAGAAAGCCCTCTATCTCGCCCATGGTGGTTTCAAAGGAATGAACGGAAATTACGCAGCAGGAATACTGGAAGGTGTCGCTCACTATCACCCTGAAATCAAAACGTTGCTGGAGTCCGATTAAATGTACGAACAAGTATCACATTCCCTGTTAAACGAAATACTCACTGACTTAAAACCTGAAATACACAAAAAGGATTTACGTCACTTTTACACCCGCCTGGGAGCAAATTTCTACTCCATCCATTCCTTATTTGCTGTTCTCTATGGCAAGCGTGATGATTTCAAGGCGCAGATGCAAAAACTGGTGGAAACCATGGCTGGACAGTATATCCAGCGCCCTGCCCACCTCAAACAGAGTGACCTTGCACGCGAAAACGACCACAACTGGTTTCTCAGTCAGGAATGGGTCGGCATGGCACAGTATGCAGATGGATATGCTAAAAACTTGTCTGAATTACAGCAACGCGTCCACTATTTTCTGGAACTCGGAGTCAATATGATCCATCTCATGCCGATGATGGTCTGTCCGCAGGGTGCAAGTGACGGTGGCTATGCTGTGAGTGATTTTCGCCAGATAGACCAACGCTTCGGCAGTCTCGAAGATCTCCATAATCTTGCCGGGGAATTTCAAAAACATGGAATTCTCCTGACTCTTGATGTCGTGCTCAATCACACTTCCAATGAACATGAGTGGGCACAAAAAGCAAAGAATGGAGACCCGACCTACCAGGAGTATTACTATATTTTTGACAATCGAGAAGTCCCTGACATGTTTGAAGTTACCATGCCGGAGGTCTTTCCGGAAACCTCTTCAGGTAACTTCACCTGGGACGAGGACATGGGCAAGTGGGTTATGACCGTTTTCAACGACTACCAGTGGGATCTGAACTATAGCAATCCTGCGGTATTCATTGAAATGGTCGATATCATTTTGTATTGGGCAAATCAGGGTGCTGATATTCTGCGCCTCGATGCAGTTGCCTTCCTGTGGAAAAAAATCGGCAGTATCTGTCAAAACGAACGTGAAGCACACCTTCTGCTGCAACTGATGAAAGACTGCTGTCAGGTTACAGCCCCCGGTGTATTGTTTATTGCTGAAGCCATAGTTGCCCCAGTCGAAATCACCAAGTATTTCGGAGAGGATGCTATCAACGCCAAAGAATGTGAAATAGCCTATAACGCCAGTCTTATGGCATTGCTGTGGGATGCGGTTGCAACAAAGAATGCCAGGTTGCTGACGCAGGGCATAAAAAGTCTGCCAGACAAACTCGAACGTGCCACCTGGCTCAATTACGTACGCTGCCATGATGATATCGGTCTTGGCTATGATGATAATGACATCCGGGCAGTGGATTACGAGCCGCATGCTCATCGTCAGTTTCTAATAGACTATTATACCGGAAAATATGGTGATTCCTCATCCCGGGGCCTTCCTTTTGGCCACAATGATAAGACCGGCGACACCCGTATTTCCGGATCACTTGCTTCACTGGTTGGATTGGAGGCGGCATTGGATTCCGGTGATCAAGCGGAAACTGAGGATGCCATTAAAACTATTTTATTATTGCACAGTCTGATCATGTCCTTTGGAGGGATTCCCCTGCTGTACTACGGGGATGAAATAGGCACACTGAACGACAACAGCTATCTTGAAGATCCGGCCAAGGCCAACGACAGCCGCTGGGCCCATCGTCCCCATATCAACTGGGAGAAAGCTGAACTGCGGAACACCCCAGGTACTGTGGAATACAAGCTCTTTTCCGCCTTGAAGAAAATGATAGCAGTACGCAAAGAGATATCAGCCTTTGCTGATTTTAACAACCGTGAACTACTTGATGTCGAAAACCCACATCTCTTCGTTTTTGCACGATTTGAGTACATTCAGCCGACGAACAGAGTATTAGTAGTGGCGAATTTTGACAGTGTACCACAACATCTGAATCTCGAAGATATTGGCCGCAAAGCATATTTTCGCAACGATACTATTCGCGACCTGTATTCAGGTGAAAAACCGGCAATGTTCAATACCGACCTGGTCATTCCGCCATACCAGTTCTACTGGTTGACAGATCAGTAACTCTTTTTGTCGGTAACGTGGATTTTACCACTATGTGTCGAATCGCCATTTTCATTATTTCATCCAAGCCGCTCCAGTATTCACAACAGAGAATAGTCTCTTTCTACGCGACGAACTGTATGAATCTCAGTATACAATAAAAACCATGAACAAATTTATCATTGCAGGAATAGGTGAACTTCTTTGGGATGTTTTAGAGGAGTCCGAGGAACTGGGTGGCGCACCTGTCAATTTTTCTTATCATGCAAATAGCTTGGGTGCAAAGGGCTACGCCATCTCGACCGTGGGGGATGACAGGCGTGGAAAAGCAGCCTTGGCAGTACTGGAAAAACGAAAGATGTCGACAAGGTACATTACCGTTCGTAAAGGAGCTGTTACCGGATATGTGCTTGCCAATGTGGATGACAAAGGTGTCGCATCGTATTCTTTTCCTGATGACGTGGCCTGGGATCACCTAACGTTGGCTGAACCGACCCTGTCCCTGGCAAAAGAGGTGGATGCCATCTGTTTCGGCAGTCTTGGACAACGTTCCCCCAAGGCGCGCCTGGCAATTGTTTCATTTTTACAGGCTACCCGACCTGATACCCTTAGAATTTTTGACATCAATCTGAGACAGCATTTCTACACCACTGAAATAATACAGAATTCTCTAAAACTAGCGAATGTTCTAAAATTAAACAACGAAGAACTCGAGGTGCTTGGAGTCATAAACGACATCAAAGGTGATGAACGTTCTCTCCTGAAAAAACTGGTAGAGAAATATAACCTGCAGTTAGCGGTCCTCACCCGCGGTGGGAAGGGGAGCCTTTTAGTATCCCCTGCTGAAATATCCAGTCATCCTGGGTGCCCCACCAATATCGTGGACACCATAGGTGCCGGCGACTCCTTCACTGCTGCAACTGCTCTTGGCTTATTAAGAGGATACCCCCTGTCAACGATCAACGATCACGCAAACAGAGTTGCAGCATTTGTCTGTTCCCAAAAAGGGGCTATGCCGTTGTTACCAGTGGACCTGCGGGAAAACATATCCAAGACTGTACAATTAAGTTGAACTGTTTCTCAATGAAAAACAGTTGCACAGACACGAGGCAAAAATGAGCAATGAAAAAACTTCCTGGCAACAGGTCGCTGAACTGATCACCGCGAAAAACAGTGCAGCCCTGCTTGAATACATTGATACCCTGAGTCCATCCGAGACGGCAAGAACCATTTCACGGCTTCCGGAAGAGACACGACTCCAGCTCTTCACTCTTCTCAGTCCCGAAGATGCCGCCGATGTTATTGAAGATATCCCCGAAGCTCAGGCTGCAGATCTGGTGGAGGAAATGCCATCGAATCAGGCGGCTGCCATTATGGAGGAGCTGGACAGCGATCACCTTGTCGATGTTCTCGGGGAGATGGATGAAGACACCAGTCGGGCAATCCTTGCAGAGATGGACCAGGAAGAGGCCAGAGAGGCCCGGATGCTCCTTGAGTACGATTCGGATTGTGCCGGTGGACTGATGATTTCTGAGTTTCTCTCCTACACGAGCGACAAAACTATCCAGGATGTACTCGACGACATGCAGGCCAACCGTGAAGAGTATGGCGGATACCATGTCCAGTATTTTTATGTTGTTGATCGAAAAGGAAAACTGAGTGGAATCCTTCAGATGCACGACCTCCTTTTTCCTTCGCGAAAAACACCTCTTTCTCAGATAATGATCAGCTCGCCCTTGAGCGTCTCAGACAAGGCATCGCTTGCCGAACTGGAAGATTTCTTTGAAGAACATCACTTTTTTGGCGTGCCTGTTGTCGACGAAGAAAAGCGGCTTGTGGGAGTGGTATTGCCTGGAGCCATTGAAGAGGCGGTCAATAAGCGAAAGACAAAAAACTTCCTCAACCTGAGCGGCATTGTCGGCGGTGAAGAGTTTCGAACCATGCCTCTGCTCACCCGTTCCGGTCGCAGGCTCTCCTGGCTAAGTGTTAATATCGTTCTCAATATCATGGCCGCAAGTGTCAT comes from Desulfocapsa sulfexigens DSM 10523 and encodes:
- a CDS encoding OmpA family protein, producing the protein MKATISVALVQLFFILPITAALGLAADIEGSRDHPQFKRYEGSEIVKYEHRKYDSLIIPLGKATNSQTLKDSREIEGAITRLTYKIPMGRSPLEVIRNYEKELQANGFKVLFSGQKDALGSYFAEAAGYKEIKWPPNVPGLTLNSDKQIYMAAEKTEPGGSAMVTLYGVENRFWAGNLKNVEKGQTLLHVDIIESKIMEEKMVTVAAEEMAEQISASGSIALYGIYFDTDKSTIKPESTDTLEQIAKLLQDKTDLNLLVVGHTDNVGSFGYNLKLAQDRAGAVVRELGQKYGVQPDRLKPVGVSYACPVSSNRSENGRSKNRRVELVEHTP
- a CDS encoding omptin family outer membrane protease; amino-acid sequence: MKRACFKGFERKATLTTAAAIALMIGATQVNAAKVSTQESTEMTTERAGVSFSARAGVGYLTGQAHEYVYWKELGGHTASELVWDIDSMVMLGIGGTVKPLEWMSINGDVWFNIGDGDGNMVDYDWMVPGMDWTDRSTHDDTDVSTGFMFDMSLELTAFKTSSVSFNGILGFRRDVFEWKAMGGSYIYSSNGFRDTVGNFPDGELGITYEQTFDVPYFGVGMVGDFDQFHFTAKFIASMFVSGEAIDHHHMRDLVTTDDFSGENMWAIDIAASYDITPSLGVEAAYFYESYDTMTGDSTWDFGSGNVSVLSDGAGADLEVSMFSLNLIYTF
- a CDS encoding HAD-IIB family hydrolase — protein: MKRYDKKIYIVLISVHGLIRGHNLELGCDADTGGQTKYVVELARALGEHPDVEKVDLVTRRIVDPSVSDDYSQRFEKLSKNAQIVRIDCGEETYIPKEHLWDCLDNFADSILEYIKLQPEIPSIIHSHYADAGYVGTRLSHLLGIPLVHTGHSLGRSKRRQLLAAGYKREILEARYNITTRIEAEETTLGVAECVITSTSQEVFEQYAAYDHYQPERMRVVPPGTDLQQFFVPEGNEGSSSIATEIYRFLKDPEKPIILALSRPDPRKNILQLIAAYGESPELQQLANLVIISGNRGDISEMDDETQEVLQNILLHIDQYDLYGKVAYPKHHEQSEVAVIYRLAAMSKGVFINPALTEPFGLTLIEAAASGLPVVATEDGGPIDIIGNCQNGYLIDPLDREDIKSKLLDILSHQQQWEEFAQNGILGVRKHYSWQAHTEKFLKILHPLITSTVTTPPFHAKRRKQLHHDRALFTDLDQNLLGNPPALTTFIEALQANRKCVLFGIATGRRLDSAMQALKKHRIPMPNVLITGLGTEIYYNPNLVPDAAWELHIDYLWNPRIVRRALRELPGLKLQPRLEQGRFKVSYYIDPQIAPDIQHINKLLNQEGLAANVVLSFGQYLDVIPVRASKGLALRWVAERYEIPLERILAAGGSGADEDMMRGNMLAVVVANRHNEELSDLAHVDEIFFASRPFAEGILEAIELYNFFETCEIQET
- a CDS encoding HAD-IIB family hydrolase, producing MRLLVCTDLDRTLLPNGFDPESPDARTWFHRLAALPGITLAYVTGRDQKLVREAINEYTLPMPDFVLGDVGSSIYVCKQHEWHPMSDWQAHIAQDWGGFTHSDIAAFLKGNPEIQLQEESKQNTYKVSYYAPIDTNHKTLLPKLQSQLQEHHIDASLIWSLDEPAGKGLLDILPARATKRHAIEFLMEKHGYGFDNTVFSGDSGNDLPVLISPIHSVLVHNASTDVKREGQRMAKAAGTEKALYLAHGGFKGMNGNYAAGILEGVAHYHPEIKTLLESD
- a CDS encoding alpha-amylase family glycosyl hydrolase, which translates into the protein MYEQVSHSLLNEILTDLKPEIHKKDLRHFYTRLGANFYSIHSLFAVLYGKRDDFKAQMQKLVETMAGQYIQRPAHLKQSDLARENDHNWFLSQEWVGMAQYADGYAKNLSELQQRVHYFLELGVNMIHLMPMMVCPQGASDGGYAVSDFRQIDQRFGSLEDLHNLAGEFQKHGILLTLDVVLNHTSNEHEWAQKAKNGDPTYQEYYYIFDNREVPDMFEVTMPEVFPETSSGNFTWDEDMGKWVMTVFNDYQWDLNYSNPAVFIEMVDIILYWANQGADILRLDAVAFLWKKIGSICQNEREAHLLLQLMKDCCQVTAPGVLFIAEAIVAPVEITKYFGEDAINAKECEIAYNASLMALLWDAVATKNARLLTQGIKSLPDKLERATWLNYVRCHDDIGLGYDDNDIRAVDYEPHAHRQFLIDYYTGKYGDSSSRGLPFGHNDKTGDTRISGSLASLVGLEAALDSGDQAETEDAIKTILLLHSLIMSFGGIPLLYYGDEIGTLNDNSYLEDPAKANDSRWAHRPHINWEKAELRNTPGTVEYKLFSALKKMIAVRKEISAFADFNNRELLDVENPHLFVFARFEYIQPTNRVLVVANFDSVPQHLNLEDIGRKAYFRNDTIRDLYSGEKPAMFNTDLVIPPYQFYWLTDQ
- a CDS encoding carbohydrate kinase family protein, with the protein product MNKFIIAGIGELLWDVLEESEELGGAPVNFSYHANSLGAKGYAISTVGDDRRGKAALAVLEKRKMSTRYITVRKGAVTGYVLANVDDKGVASYSFPDDVAWDHLTLAEPTLSLAKEVDAICFGSLGQRSPKARLAIVSFLQATRPDTLRIFDINLRQHFYTTEIIQNSLKLANVLKLNNEELEVLGVINDIKGDERSLLKKLVEKYNLQLAVLTRGGKGSLLVSPAEISSHPGCPTNIVDTIGAGDSFTAATALGLLRGYPLSTINDHANRVAAFVCSQKGAMPLLPVDLRENISKTVQLS
- the mgtE gene encoding magnesium transporter, whose amino-acid sequence is MSNEKTSWQQVAELITAKNSAALLEYIDTLSPSETARTISRLPEETRLQLFTLLSPEDAADVIEDIPEAQAADLVEEMPSNQAAAIMEELDSDHLVDVLGEMDEDTSRAILAEMDQEEAREARMLLEYDSDCAGGLMISEFLSYTSDKTIQDVLDDMQANREEYGGYHVQYFYVVDRKGKLSGILQMHDLLFPSRKTPLSQIMISSPLSVSDKASLAELEDFFEEHHFFGVPVVDEEKRLVGVVLPGAIEEAVNKRKTKNFLNLSGIVGGEEFRTMPLLTRSGRRLSWLSVNIVLNIMAASVIAMYQDTLAAVITLAVFLPMVSDMSGCSGNQAVAVSMRELSLGLVRPGEILWVLAKEARVGIINGAVLGVLLGSIAYFWKGNAWLGLVVGGALAANTLVSVTLGGMLPLLLKRLKLDPALVSSPLLTTVTDMCGFFFVLSFAAAVLPKLGGM